From the Juglans microcarpa x Juglans regia isolate MS1-56 chromosome 7D, Jm3101_v1.0, whole genome shotgun sequence genome, the window tACCTTTCTTATATGTACAttgaagatatatatacataatgtATAAACAACAGATTTGTGGGATCCTCTCTTGATGAGGTGAGGTGAGTCTTTGCTTTCTACAATGAGGAGTTTTAGGACATGGTCTATAGAGTGCTGAAGACATGGGAAGATGACCTTCACAAGCAATGGGAGGGCCTTACTCTCTCAGAGTAGGAGGCTGACATAGTGAGAGTGGAGAGTGGAGTGTTAGAACAACTGGTCGAAAAGGGAAAGATGTGCCTTATGATGTTGATCAATGCAGATAAGGTGGTGAACAGATAGGCCTTCAGGGATACCATGTCCAAGGTAAGGAGACTTGAAGGGTGGTTATAGTTCAAGGAAATGGGGCCAACAGGGTCTTGTTGGTGTTCCAGCACAAACGTTACAAAGCTAGGGTCTTGGTAGGAAGACCATGGTCTTTTTGATAGAGCTCTGATTTGCCTACAGGAGATCAATGGTCAAGTCCCATTAAAGGACATTGCTTTCACTGAGAAGCTCTTCTGGGTTCAGGCACACAACATGCCAATTGCCAGCATGACCAAAGAGATCGGTGGTATGCTATTTTCAAGAATGGAAAAGGTGGTCGAAGTGGAGACAGACGAGGATGTGTGTGGCTGGGGAAGTGTCCTGAGAGCCAGAGTGGTAGTCAACATTACAAAACCTCTTATAAGAGGAAGATTTTTAATAGTCAATAAGGTGCAGCATTCGATCCCTTTTAAGTATGAAAGATTACCATCCTTCTGCTTTGATTATGGTTCTATAAAACACTCATCCCACTGTTATGGTTCTTCTCGGTATAACAAGCTGAAAGCTAACGACTAGTTTGGACCTTTAAGGGCCTCACCTACGAAGATGAGTGGTCCCAAGTTTAAATACTATGGTGGCGACTTGTTCCAGACTCCCCCCCATTATCAACCGAGCAACAGCTCAGGGATGAAGGCAAACAAGGACAACCAGGAAATCAGGAACGATTCAAGGCAACTAGACCCAAAGGTTGGGCTACAAGCATAATGTCAGCGGGTTTTTGGGAATCATAGTAAAGCTGCTAATCCTAAAGGATTGGACCGGAACTAGCAGGCTTAGTCCTTGAGGGGCCAAAGGGAAGAGGCCTTTCCAATTGGGAGAATTGTAGTAAAGATGGTAGGGTGGAAGCCAAAATAGGAAACAATACAAAAGTAGTCCCCTCCTCTTTAGGTGGCTGTTTGAAGAGTCAAATATCCTCTCTGGATAATGTTTTGGACTAGCAAATAAAGGAGTTAGCTGAGACACGCCAGAAAGCAAAATAGATGAGGAGAGCACACAACAAGTCcttctctctcatccctcaagTTTGTCCAAAAGTGCCAATATCATGTGGTAACCGAAGACAGCTTGAACCTAGTTCTCCTATTGAGTCTAAGAGTCAAATCAACAAGAAACTAAAAGGAAATGGTGCTCAGGAAGTGGTGCACTGTGAGGAATTGGTGGTGGCTACTAGGCAGCACTACCAATAGCCATTATTTGTCTCAGTTGGAACTTTCGGGGGCTTGGGAACACCCGGACAATTCGTAAACTTCACAGACTAGTGAAGTCTAAGTGCCCCTCCCTCATCTTCCTCATTGAAACAAAATGTGGAAGAGAGATAGTAGAGAACGTAAGAAACTGTATGGGTtttgaaaatagttttgtaGTGGACAGTAAGAGTAGTAGTGGCGGCTTGGCTTTCCTATGGAAGGATGAGGTCAGTGTGGAATTGGATTCCTACTCACAGAGCCACATTCCCTAAAACTTAAAGAGGGCTTAGCTAACAAACCTGTGTTCTAACTGGCTTTTAAGGATCTCCATATACCAGAGAAAGGAGGGACTCATGGAGATTGTTAAGGGCTCTAAAACCACCCAACCAGATGGCATGGCTATGTTGTGGggactttaatgaaattatgCAAGACAGTGAGAAGAAAGGAGCTGCTGACAGGCCACTCAACTAGATGGAGGAGTTTTGTGTAGCTGTGAATGATTGTGGGTTGTGTGATTTGGGCTTTAAGGGGGATAGATTCACATGGAGTAATAATAGGGTGGGAGCACAATTCACAAAGGAAAGACTTGATAGAGGCTTTGCAAATGCTCAATGGTGTGAATACTGGAAGGCATACTTAGTGGAGGTGGAGCCTGTCCTTTCCTCTGATCACAAACCTATCCTAATCTCTATTGACTCAAAGTGCCCAATGACCCTTAAGAGGCACAGGGTTTTCAGGTATGAGGCCAAATGGTCCTAGAGTGAGGAGTGCAAGAGGCTAGTGGAAGACGCATGAGGAGACCCTTACCCTTTTCTATTAAACTGGATAGGACAGTGGGCTCCCTTGAGATTTGTAAACAGAGGCTAGTTAAGTGGAGCAGGAGACCCTTTGGAAAGTTTAAAAGACAACTTAACCAAAATCTTAAGAAGTTATATGCACTACAACAGTCTAACTCAGGGTGCCTTGGAGAGGAAATCAAAAGTACCCAAGCTGAAATTGATAAACTGCTAGAGGAGGATGATATGAACTGGAAACAAAGGGCCACAATTATGGCTCAAGGATGATGATAGGAACACAAAATTCTTCCGCCACTGTGCCAACCAAAGAAGGAAGACAAACTCCATAACGTGTATCAAAGATGAGGGTGGGCGTGTAGCTGCTTCTCAGGAGGACATTGCTAacttatttcaaatttattttcaggACCTTTTCACTTCATCTGGCCCTAGAGGAATCTCAAAATGCTTGGGCAACTTGGAGACCAGAGTCACAAGTGAAATGAGCTCTATGCTATCTAAGAGCTTTACTGAACAAGAAGTGGAAGAGGCCATCTTTCAAATGAACCCTCTCACATCCTCTGGTCCAGATGGATTTCCCCCAGCCTTTTACCATCACCACTGGAAATTGATAGGAAATGAGGTTTGTGCAGCAGCCTTATTTGGTCTAAACTCTGGAGGTAAACTTGAGAAACTCAATGGGACTTTTATTGTGTTAATTCCCAAGGTCAAGTCCCCTACACTGGTTACTGATTATAGACCGATTAGCTTATGTAATGTCCTCTACAAGATCATTTCTAAAACTACTGCAAACAAACTCAAGAAGGTCTTACCAGAAATTATATCCCCTACACAGTCTGCTTTTGTGCCCGACAAACTAATTTCTGATAATGTGATAGTGGCCTTTGTGGCTTTACACTCAATGAACATCAGGCTGGTTGGGAAGGTTGGACATACGGCATTGAAGCTTGACATGAGTAAAGCTTATGATCGTATAGAGTGGGATTTTCTCAAGGTTGTGATGCTTAAGTTAGGCTTTCCAAGATAATGGATTGCTCTGATCATGAGGTGTATAGAATCGGTTTCATACTCAATCCTCATTAATGGGTCTCCTAAGAAACAATTCTCTCCCTCTAGAGGACTTAGGCAGGAGGACCCACTGTTCCCTTACCTATTTATCCTATGTGTTGAAGTTTTGAGTACCATGTTGAACCAGGCTGAGGCAAAAGGCTCCATCTCAAGCATCCCAGTGGCTAGAGGTAAATTACTCATTAATCATCTGTTCATTGTAGATGATCGTATACTTTTTTGCAAGGCCAATGAAGCTGAGTGGAGAAGGATGATTCACATACTAACTGTGTATGAAAATGCCTCAGGGCAGAGATTGAACAAAGCCAAGACATCCATCCAGTTTAGCAGGAACACCCCTAAGGCCATCCAAGAACTTATCCTCCATATAGCAGGCATCAGATTCACCTTATCCTATGAACTTTATCTAGGCCTTCTTGCCATGGTTGGGAGATCAAAGGTTGGGTTAGTCAGAAGTATCCTTGACAAAATGAAGAAGAGAGTAAACAATTTCAAGATTAAGTCTCTCTCACATGTTGGTCAAGAAACTCTCCTGAAAGAAGTGGTACGGGCCTTATCTACCTACTGTATGGGGGTATTCAAGCTACCCCATTCCCTAATTAACCAGATCAATAGCGTCATGCATAATTTCTGGTGGGGTCAATATGAGCAGGAAAAAAATGTGCATTGGATATCATGGTCCACCACGGGGAAATTGAAGAAATGTGGAGGGTTAGGCTTTAGAGACATAGTGAGTTTCAATATTACTATGCTGGCTAAACAGGTCTGGCGCCTCATTCAGCAACCTCAATCTCTAGCATCAAAGGTTTTGAAACTAAAATACTTCCTTCATTCCTCTTTATGGGAAGCAAAAGCAGGTAACAGACCCTCTTACATCTGGAGGAGTTTGCTGGCAGCAAAATCCTTAGTGGACAATGGATCAATACGGAGAGTAGGCAACGGCTGCAGTGTTCATATTTGGGGGACAAGTGGCTCTCTAAAACTTATTCAGGCAGAGTGACAAGTGCAGTGCAAGGGGGGATGCTCAAGCAACTGTCAACTCCCTGATTGATCATGTCACAAGGTCATGGACCATGCACTTATTGAAGGCATGTTTAGTGAAGAGGAAGCTAGTTTGATAAAACAGATCCCACTAAGCCAGTCTAACCTTCATGACAAACTAATTTGGAGACAAGGTGCTAAAGGTCAGTTTTTTGTCAGAAAAGCCTACCACCTGCACAAAGAGTGGATGGACCAATCTCAGGCTCAATCCTCAAATAGTTCGAGGAGTTCAGAGGGGTGAAATACTATCTGGAAATTCCAAGTCACCCCTGTCACAAAGAATTTCATGTGGAGAGCTTGAAGGAATGGGCTCCCCACCCTCATGAACCTATGCAGGAGGAAAATTGTTGAAGAGCGCTTGTACCCTGTATGCTTAAGGAAGGTAGAATCTGTTTGCCACATTGCTTGGGACTGTCCTGCAGCCCAAGATGTCTTGGGGCAGTGCTCAAGGTTCCCACAGAAGAAGTCCTTTCCTCCCATGTCATTCAAGGAATTATGGTTCCACTTGTGCATAACTGCTAATATGGAGATTCTTGAAGAGTTTGTTGTGATCTCGAAACTCCTCTGGCAGAGAAGAAATAggtttatttttcaaaaggaattcAGTCATCCCTCGAGTATTTTGAAACAAGCTCATGGTGAGTTAGGTGGAATGGAGGCCCTTAAGAACTCGAGAACAAGGTTGCAAACTGTAgaacaaattaaagagaaatggaCTTCTCCTCCACTAAGCTCCTACAAAATCAATTGGGATGCGGTTGTGGATAAGACTAACTACAGAATTAGACTTGGGGTGGTTGTAAGAGATCACAGAGGCTTGATGATTGATGCCTTAAGGATGAATAGGCCACTGTTCCCTGACCTTTTACTAGCAGAGGTGTGTGGGGTTTTTGAAGCAACCAAGCTGGGAATACAACTGGGTTTGTCCCAGGTGATAATTAAGGGAGATTCTCAACAGGTTACTAGAGACTTGCTGGCCAAGGACCAAAAGGAGTCTGCTTCCTCTATGATTATTAAGGATACTCAAGTTCTACTATTACACTTTTTGGAGTGGTCAATTAGGCATGTTAGAAGAGAGGCAAACAAAGTGGCACATAGATTGGCCAAAGATGCTTTAGTTATCTCAAATTATATTGTAAACATTGAGAGCCCCCTTCAGTGTATTATTGATTTGTTGGTCAATGAATGATTGAGCTCTAAGctccttttcaaaaaaaaaaagacagatttGACAATAATGACCAAACCACTAAGTTTATAAGAGGACTGCCAATGGATTCTTTATCCTaactttaaaatacatcatcaaaactcattttttctattttgcatcctgatttttacaatatgtcatctatcaacttatctatttttttctctatatcatttaaatattattttttaaatattttatttctaccaataaatttacaatatccatatattttttttatatttgcaatttttttatatatacaatgtaaaataattcagtcctatacccataaaacaaaaatatataagccaaataaaaattaaaaatcaaatcaaactatgaaaaaattagtttaaaaatatttccaagatatttcttagaagaaaatgaaatatatgtgttttaaacgatgaacaataaaaagagtttgcttacatgataaaaattaaagtaaaaaaaaaaatgagggagtaaatgaaatgtcaataataaaaaaaattttacaggATGAACAGTATCCGCTACATGTAGCGGGTTACTGTAGCtaattgtattttacaattctttttaCATAATCAGATAGAGCTATTTTTTAGAGcaattcttcaaataatttacaTACTTTAATAATACAAAAGTCATTGATAgtgtttttatataaattatatgcaTCTAAATTCATGTACAGAGCATGGTCTGcaaaaaactcagttttcttcttctatatataatgcCCATTTCTCCTGTGAAATCTCTTGCTAAAATTCCCTCAAAAGGTTGGATCATCTTCTTGCTTTCTTATCAGCTAGAGTAGTTTACCGTGCCCCCCCTTCCTTATCCTCCTCCGGAAGCCTCTCGTCATTCGAGGACATGAGTGCCAAGCACTGCGGCCACCACCGCGGCCACCACCACGATGAGCGTTACAAGCTCAACCGCCGTATACTCTGCGGCATTATCGTCTTCATTGTCCTCGTCCTCTTCGTCATCTTCCTCGTCTGGGCCATCCTCCACCCCACCAAGCCTCGCTTCATCCTCCAGGACGCCACCGTCTACGCCTTCAATGTCTCCACCTCCCCTCCCTTCACCATCTCCACCAGCATGCAGGTAACCGTATCCTCCAGAAACCGCATGGATCGGGTCGGAATCTACTACCAGAAGCTCGACATATACGCCACCTACCGGAGCCAGCAGGTCACTCTCCAGACGCTTCTTCCTCCGACGTACCAGGGTCACAAGGAGGTTTCGGTGTGGTCGCCTTTCTTGTACGGGAACTCGGTGCCGATGTGGCCGAGATTAATGGGGGCTCTGCAGCAGGACCAGAACATTGGCTCGGTGCTTTTCAAGATCAAGATTGATGGGACTATCAAGTGGAAGGTGGGCACGTGGTTCTCCGGCAGGTATCACTTGCACGTCAACTGTCCGGCGTATATTAAATTCGGTGACCGGAATAATGGGTTTCCCGTTGGCCCGGTGATGAAGTTTCAGCTGGTGCAAGGTTGCAATGTTGACGTTTAAGCCAGTAATCTGCTGTTAGTTCTTGCCTCTCTAAAGAGTCTAATCCTctatagtttttttgttttcttcttcttcttatcttCGTCCTTGGTTTGCAATTTATCATGACTTCTTTGTGATcattaagagaaataatttcttttttaagaaaaaagagggaaaaaaaggtACTAATTTTACATGAATACTAGTTTTGGGTTATCGCCAAGGTGCCTTCTTTGTCAGTTTTCTGTCGGAAAATACAAGAGGAATTTTGATATCCGGTTGCAATACGTACGTCTTGAATTAAAGAGAGTCGAGAAGTGATATAAGAGTCATGTGTTATGTTAATGGATGTAattaaagatgataaaagaTATGTGATCGAAGATGACGCAAGAAGTCTAAATTTTATGTTGTCCAATCAATACGTACAATTGATATGTTAATGCCACTATTTTATAAACATGAAACATGTGAAAcgtttaacattttattttgtagtaATGTTAGATTCAGTCatatattgtataaatattacgcattttttttaaaaaagagtatgatttattattaaaaaaattaatattttcatattaattcaatataatttactaattttttgtaaaaatgaataTGCGGCACTTACACactttataattacaaatatcatttctctttattttgatgGGGTGTAATATTGGTGCATGTCATTTAGAGAGCAaaatttttttcctccaaattaAGTTAGTAATTGGGTAAGTACGCATGAATTTCTTTGTGAACCTTTCGATTAaaccttttttaattaattaattaattaattataaaaatgacatgAATCCCTAGATAGATTTGTAAGCAATTATTAATTAAGCATATCATGCATTGTGCAGCTGATCATGACAAAGTAGTCCCTTACCGTTGGGGGAGGGTGGACAGCTTGTTGAAATTCCCTTGGTAGTTTGATGTGCTGAAGCAATGTTCATTTAAACCAATGTTTTTCAACCTCCAATACAAACAATAAACTTTAACTTTGTAGCATATATTTTGGGTCGTGTCCGTAGAAATACAACACCAAACTACATAATCACGTTGTCTCGTGTGAGATTCAGCACTACTTTCGAGCTTAAGTTAATATTAATTCATGATTGTCAACCACAGTCTGGCGTACTTTGTATATCCTTTCCTTACATGTCGGGCCATTGTGCCAGATAATGTACTCTTcgtatgattttatataatacgttcattatattttatagtaaaaaaaaattactatctAATATGCCATATAAAATAACGTGggtatgtaaatttatttttatataatttttctataaaccaagtatttttctattaaaaaaaaatcatttaccaGCATCAACTAGCAATAAAAAGTATTGGTACAgcttccactttttttttttttttttttttttttaaatataattgtattgGGTTCGCAacaagttgtatatatatataaataaatatatatatatttatatatatatatatatatatgcatggacaCTCATACATGCACCACTTGTAAGTAGCATTCTTTAGAATTTATTGAAGGAGCCAAATCCCCGTAGAGAGGTTACATTTAGTTACAAGATTCAGttcagttcaatctaattttaagttgagtttaacatctaaatactcaactcttaaattactaaatttatctcaactcaaaattttcttatacgtatgactcataatttttttcaacttaacacatctttttaTATAGaatctataacttttttcaacttcccataaaaagtatattttatcatccaaacacactttaaattcagtttagataGGTTTCACATAACTCCCTCAACTactcaacttattactattcataaaaaattgagatcaattcaactcaactcaacatctaaatacaaccTAAATATAAGTGATGTTAGGTGGAATGTACATGCACAATGTGCATCACATGAGTCATGAAATGGTTGAAAAAGGCATTAATGTTAAGCAGTACTTTAAAGCTAGCTCATTGTTCAGATACAGTGTAGGAGTTGGAGTAAGGTGAAATCATAGTGATGATGATCTATAAATGTTGGCCGGGGTTATACATGATACGCAGACATGATTCTAAAAGTAAGATCGATGTTGGGTGGAGGGATTAACTCCTCCTACCTACTTCTACTTTTACCATTAATTCCTCATTCATATTATTAGTAATTGCAGTTGGAACGAGCCTTTCACCTTCTCATCTGAATCTCTGATTGTGCCTTTCACCTCACCTGCCCTGACCTCCCCacttcttattattatatatgtcatgaactGGACAGTACCCAATTAGATTAATTATGTCATTCAATATCTACACATTCCAAATGGAAGAGTCATAAGTCTATTGCCCCATACAAATACTTATTATTTGCTAGATACAATCTCCAGATAGATAAATCTCGTACAGGCTTTTTGTAAACCGCtaaaaaagaatagatttttttttatatttttttatagtatagtccacttttttataaaagaactctactaaacttgtctatttagaacttttacaaacttttactttatttatagaaaaatgttttagcCGCAACAAATTTTCAtactaagagcactctcattagatTGTGCAAATGCAAATAAAGTGATAAGTTTGACTAATAGAGCATAAAAATGTGCTGAGTTGGATTAtacaaatgtaaataaaaatgacttttagctacagtaaaATAAGTCCTTAGGTCATATTTAGTGTTTACTATAGCTAGAGCAATagcattaaaaaattatttcttccctcgtaaacactctctctctttacACTTTGATTGCGAAATAAAGTAATTagtgtaaaaattatttttgagttttcaGAAATTACATTGATTTAGagaataattttctaaaaccaattttttaaaaccaCTACAATGTtcatttctatcttttttttttttctccaatttcCTCTCAAAAGGCTACCTCCCTCGtgctttttttacttattaattaggatttttactGTTTGTATCTACCAATTATATggtaattataattaatatttttataatttttctctatcttcttttgTTAGGATTTTTACCGTTTGTCTCTAccaatcatatgttaattataatttgattattaattaacatatcattgttagaattgtaaaatattaaaaaaaattaggaaaacatattattaaattattattattttattattatttagctAATAGATAGATAATCCGGAAACAGGTTTTGAATGGAATAGTCAAATGTAAAATCATGagctattattcaaattatgaTTTTACATTTGTATAAACCAACGATGATGCATTTGCAATATTCACATCTTTTGGGTTAGAGCTTTTGATGTAGTTTTGATGGGCTCAGTTTGGGCCACAGAAATTCCTGCAAACCAAAGCCCATGGACTGAATGGCCACAGATATTCAGTTCGGTTTTCACATGAACTGGTTTGCACCGATATTTAAATGGGCAAAAGACACGTCTAAAGCATTTTtcaattagttatatatttattttttagttttgtattattaatttatattaatttcaacttATATGTAATGTGATGtatcaagttattttattcttgtaatgcatattattttataaatcggTGCATCTCTGGCCACGATGCAGTGTAATATGATTTTACCAATTCTATGATGAACTACATCGCattgaattaaattttcaaaattctaaaaccctaaaacatGAATCATAATCTCTTAACAATTCTAAtgctaattatttttaagacaaCTTTTAATACTATTCTAGCCGCCATGCCCAATGGTCGCTAGAATATGCCAACCAGTTGTAGAAATTGACCGAAATTCAGTATCGACCGTCGAGACTTATACATTTGtgatttgtatatattattattcttattttaattacgATAAAAATATTGACGTGACAACTTTTAGTTGGATGGTATAAAGGCCCttttatacacatttttatttaaaaaatttattttatgaatttaattaattatatactataaaacCCGCACCAATGTGCAGACATacattttctcaattttaaattattaaatctgGTCAAATGAAAGAGAATGGTCTAAGTTCTGTGAATATCTATGCCTTTAAGATcaaatgcaattttatttttcgaaTGCAAAGTTTGAGGAGCATACATAAAACCACTCAAGGGCTTTAATCTTGGGTGTTTTAAGACAGTAAAGTCATTGTGCACTGATTAGGCCTGGTTTGATTACGCAGtttggatgagatgagatgttttgttgaaagttaaataaaaattgttataatattatttttttaaaattatttttgttttgagatttgaaaaaattgaattgtttattatattttgtgtggaagtttgagaaaattgtaatgattatacaagatgaaatgagatgaaatagtttgattttgtgtaaccaaaccagccccTAGAAATTgaaatatagaaa encodes:
- the LOC121240005 gene encoding NDR1/HIN1-like protein 1 encodes the protein MSAKHCGHHRGHHHDERYKLNRRILCGIIVFIVLVLFVIFLVWAILHPTKPRFILQDATVYAFNVSTSPPFTISTSMQVTVSSRNRMDRVGIYYQKLDIYATYRSQQVTLQTLLPPTYQGHKEVSVWSPFLYGNSVPMWPRLMGALQQDQNIGSVLFKIKIDGTIKWKVGTWFSGRYHLHVNCPAYIKFGDRNNGFPVGPVMKFQLVQGCNVDV